CGCGCTACCCGGAGGTGGTGTCCGCGTCGACCGTCACCGGCGACGCCGACGCCGTGGTCCAGGTCTTCGCCTCCGACATGCGTCACTTCGAGCGGGTGCTCGAACAGATCGCGGGGGAGCCGTACGTGGAACGCACGAAGTCCGTGCTGGTGCTCTCACCGCTGCTCAGGCGCTTCTCGTCGGGCGCACCGGGCTGACGGACCGGCCGGCCGCGGTGCCGGGGCTCCCGTCCCCTGTGCGGGAGCCCCGGCCGTCACCGCCGGCTCAGAGCCGCGGCTCCCAGGGCAGCACCGTGAAGTCGCCGGTGCCCGCCCTGACCGTCTCGAACGGTGCGGAGCTGACGCACTTGGGCAGCGGACCCTGGTCGACCGGGCTGCCGGTGGAGGCCCAGCTGTAGCCGAGACGGTCCTTGCGGCCCAGGTCGTGCACGGTGACGCCGACCCGCTTGCCCTCGGCCCCTTCCAGATCGGACTCGGTGATGACGCCGCTCACGACGGCCACCTTCCCGCCGGTCACCAGGCAGTCGACCTTCACCTCGGCCGAGGCGCCGTCGCCGTTCAGATAGTGGCTGAAGCGGAAGGTGCCGGTGGCCTTGCTCGGGTCGTCGGTGTCCTCGGCGGCGAGGTGGGCGTCGAAGGTGAAGGTGATGTCGTCACCGAGCGAGCGGTACAGCTTGGCGGTGCCGGTCAGGGCCGCCGCCTCCCGCTCCGTGCTCCGGTCGCCCGCCCCGGCGCCGTTGTCGTCCGACGCGGCGGCCGGTCCGCCGCCGGCGGCGAGGGCGGTGGCGATCAGCAGCGCGGTTCCCACCGCGGCGGCACGGGTGCGGCGGCGGGCCGACGGTGCGGCAAGGCTCATGGAAAACCCCTTCTCGGGAGTACCGGTTCCCCCGGTACGGATGTCACTGCGGATGTTGCGCGCCCGGTGCTTCCCGGGCCTGATCACCGTCCCGCGCCGGCCCACTCCCGGGCGTCCCGCCACGGTCCCCACCCGCTCCGCCGCACGGCGGAGAACCGCGTACGACCAGCGGTGCAACGAATCGCCGTACGGGGGCCCGAACACGCAACGATTGCCCCGCCCACACGCAACAGAGGCGCCTTGTCGCGGCGGAAGTCGGAGCCGTACCGTCAAGGCGTCCCCCCGAACACCATGACGTCCCGAGGTCTGCCATGCCGTCGTCACGTATCGCCCTGCTCCAGAGCTCCGGCCGGCCCGGCGACGCCGTGAAGAATCTTGAGATCATCGCGGGCGCGGCCCGTGAGGCGGCGGACGGCGGGGCGGCGCTGCTGGTCTGTCCC
This window of the Streptomyces niveus genome carries:
- a CDS encoding Repetin, translating into MSLAAPSARRRTRAAAVGTALLIATALAAGGGPAAASDDNGAGAGDRSTEREAAALTGTAKLYRSLGDDITFTFDAHLAAEDTDDPSKATGTFRFSHYLNGDGASAEVKVDCLVTGGKVAVVSGVITESDLEGAEGKRVGVTVHDLGRKDRLGYSWASTGSPVDQGPLPKCVSSAPFETVRAGTGDFTVLPWEPRL